A single region of the Amphiprion ocellaris isolate individual 3 ecotype Okinawa chromosome 4, ASM2253959v1, whole genome shotgun sequence genome encodes:
- the sh3d19 gene encoding SH3 domain-containing protein 19 isoform X4 translates to MAEARREEEEEEARKKLRDRNPTTDRPERTKPEHLQCSQGPLSSIRAAIKRTRTNSQSDNTRDRRRPEITIVSAEPLVSGWFSGTSVVFRPQSGWSAGIPAVSQPPPSYDQVIKEKNQEEHIVKPTAAPRRTSCTTTSATQTDPVRENASTAVPQCSATPLLAEKRSAGKKPQKPPRPSLPKPANRKPETEQKVATNTGDQSDLKSDVKPLEKAESTHTCTRSVTVHWNIPTNPLCVTAAETTPCSSNSEHSQPPVPRPRTKSQKQAVEEAPVQTLVKLGESCDNIQSDPQETYSNKYLKELLEVFSTDIECEENQSDEASHGEDAAGEMNTNHSQRNIRARIQAFESQAEEGNVSKPAKPEPRPRKTTSKPPVAAKPSMALKPQFNQVIEDDNQNISAANIPENPTQALRPQPPKKPVGLSIKEELETIHSRGTLPQRSRPSVLTRANSIHDEEPTPLPPVPPAKPFKEPLKPNLNINNHNSSSVFRENEYVDGLSNHVPIKPQHSVDSNGGSFSRPSLTKRPTTIRVPSKTGSMSDNFQDGPPPLPAQKPVGSLNTSVKHKQSLTSSLSLQDSFNTGPEPSLPPRKPSVKKALPPRPPPAKVGPGRPPPPGRSHSASWETSPKSHAQKPHRKQPVLPPRPKPGHRLYNNYTLPLPHGIAAFDFNGSNTGELSFQKNEVLLLLEQMDNDEFECQIGDIRGRVHKSRMKIITPLGSDMSPAQGAGPAAAGGDDCGIKVQAVYDFIPEGPGELVLRAGDVVTMVEQVDSEWYRGTCRGSTGFFPINYVKILSNSPKPLPERKPKPPSASVSGPRCLARFDFEGEHSGELSFSDGDMIQLKEYVGQDWARGTVGTITGIFPLNFVEVVEDLPPPPSQLQSAKIALPGMAAATPSIHTEAAKPAQQGDCILITQHVNAEWSCGRLSGREGMLPRAFVEVTTDQQPSNNHQNGAADWPRARALYNFTSNCDEELSLQVGDVITNLESVDEEWFLGDLRGRRALVPKNYVQVLG, encoded by the exons ATCGTCCTGAAAGAACCAAGCCGGAGCATTTGCAGTGCAG TCAAGGACCTCTGTCTTCTATACGAGCTGCTATCAAACGAA cAAGAACAAACTCTCAGAGTGACAATACCAGAGACAGAAg GCGACCAGAGATCACCATCGTCTCAGCAGAACCTCTGGTCTCTGGCTGGTTCTCAGGAACATCTGTGGTTTTCCGTCCTCAGTCTGGCTGGTCTGCAGGCATCCCAGCTGTCTCCCAG CCCCCACCATCCTATGACCAGGTGATTAAAGAGAAGAACCAGGAGGAACATATTGTAAAGCCCACTGCAGCCCCCCGCCGGACCTCCTGCACCACCACCAGCGCCACCCAGACCGACCCCGTGAGGGAAAACGCCTCCACCGCCGTCCCACAATGCAGTGCAACGCCACTGTTAGCTGAGAAAAGATCTGCTG gtaaaaagccacaaaaaccaCCGAGACCCTCATTGCCAAAACCAGCAAACAGAAAACctgaaacagaacagaaagtTGCAACAAACACTGGGGACCAAAGTGACTTAAAGTCCGATGTAAAGCCACTTGAAAAGGCAGAATCCACTCATACATGCACGAGATCTGTCACTGTACACTGGAACATTCCTACAAATCCTCTTTGTGTCACTGCTGCTGAAACTACTCCCTGTTCTTCAAACTCAGAACACAGTCAACCGCCCGTTCCACGTCCTCGAACAAAATCCCAAAAGCAGGCAGTCGAAGAGGCACCGGTCCAAACTTTGGTGAAGCTCGGTGAAAGCTGTGACAACATTCAATCTGATCCCCAAGAGACCTACTccaataaatatttaaaggaGTTGTTGGAGGTCTTTAGTACAGATATCGAGTGTGAGGAGAACCAATCAGACGAGGCCTCTCATGGTGAAGATGCTGCTGGCGAGATGAACACCAATCACAGTCAGCGTAACATTCGGGCCAGGATCCAGGCCTTCGAGAGCCAGGCCGAGGAAGGAAATGTGTCCAAACCAGCCAAACCAGAGCCTCGGCCCAGGAAAACCACCAGCAAACCCCCAGTAGCTGCTAAACCATCCATGGCTCTTAAACCTCAGTTTAATCAGGTTATCGAAGATGACAATCAAAACATATCAGCAGCTAATATCCCTGAAAACCCCACACAAGCCCTCAGACCTCAGCCCCCTAAGAAACCGGTGGGACTGTCCATAAAGGAGGAGCTGGAGACGATCCACAGCAGGGGGACCCTTCCTCAGAGATCACGTCCTTCTGTTCTGACCAGAGCCAACAGCATCCACGATGAAGAGCCGACACCACTGCCACCTGTACCACCAGCGAAGCCTTTCAAGGAGCCACTGAAACCCAACCTGAacataaacaaccacaactcaTCGTCTGTGTTCAGAGAGAACGAGTACGTGGACGGTCTATCAA ATCACGTCCCGATCAAACCTCAGCACAGTGTGGACAGCAATGGAGGCTCCTTCAGCAGACCAAGTCTCACAAAAAGACCAACCACCATTAGGGTCCCCAGCAAAACCGGTTCAA TGTCAGATAATTTCCAGGACGGCCCTCCTCCTCTCCCGGCTCAGAAGCCTGTGGGCTCCCTAAACACCTCAGTGAAGCACAAACAAAGCCTGACATCCAGCCTCTCCCTCCAG GATTCTTTCAATACTGGGCCGGAGCCATCGCTACCCCCGCG GAAGCCCAGTGTGAAAAAAGCCCTCCCACCTCGCCCACCTCCAGCCAAAGTAGGGCCTGGCAGACCTCCCCCACCTGGTCGATCTCACTCAGCGTCATGGGAGACGTCACCTAAATCCCATGCACAGAAACCCCACAGGAAACAACCCGTTTTGCCTCCGAGGCCCAAACCAGGCCACCGTCTCTACAACAACTACACT CTTCCGCTTCCTCATGGGATTGCAGCCTTTGACTTCAATGGGAGTAACACAGGAGAACTGTCATTTCAG aaaaatgaagtgCTTCTGCTGCTGGAGCAGATGGATAACGATGAGTTTGAGTGCCAGATCGGAGACATCAGAGGTCGAGTCCACAAGTCTCGCATGAAGATCATAACTCCTCTCGGCTCAGACATGTCTCCAGCACAG GGGGCTggtccagctgctgcaggtggagatGATTGTGGGATAAAGGTGCAGGCTGTATATGACTTCATTCCAG AGGGTCCAGGAGAGCTGGTTCTGAGAGCAGGAGACGTAGTGACCATGGTGGAGCAGGTGGACAGTGAGTGGTACAGAGGAACCTGCAGGGGATCTACTGGCTTCTTTCCCATCAATTATGTCAAAATCCTG TCAAATTCACCAAAGCCGCTCCCTGAAAGGAAACCAAAGCCCCCATCTGCATCAGTCAG TGGTCCGAGGTGTCTGGCACGGTTCGACTTTGAGGGCGAGCACAGCGGTGAGCTGTCGTTTTCTGACGGTGACATGATTCAGCTGAAGGAGTACGTGGGGCAGGACTGGGCACGAGGAACGGTCGGCACCATCACCGGCATCTTCCCTCTGAACTTTGTGGAGGTCGTTGAAGATCTGCCTCCACCCCCGAGTCAGCTGCAGTCTGCTAAGATAGCCCTGCCTG GAATGGCTGCTGCTACTCCCAGTATACACACTGAAGCTGCCAAACCTGCTCAG CAGGGCGACTGTATCCTGATCACCCAGCACGTCAACGCCGAGTGGAGCTGTGGGAGGCTCAGCGGCAGAGAGGGGATGCTCCCCAGGGCTTTTGTCGAGGTCACCACAG
- the sh3d19 gene encoding SH3 domain-containing protein 19 isoform X2: MAEARREEEEEEARKKLRDRNPTTDRPERTKPEHLQCSQGPLSSIRAAIKRTRTNSQSDNTRDRRRPEITIVSAEPLVSGWFSGTSVVFRPQSGWSAGIPAVSQVIKEKNQEEHIVKPTAAPRRTSCTTTSATQTDPVRENASTAVPQCSATPLLAEKRSAGKKPQKPPRPSLPKPANRKPETEQKVATNTGDQSDLKSDVKPLEKAESTHTCTRSVTVHWNIPTNPLCVTAAETTPCSSNSEHSQPPVPRPRTKSQKQAVEEAPVQTLVKLGESCDNIQSDPQETYSNKYLKELLEVFSTDIECEENQSDEASHGEDAAGEMNTNHSQRNIRARIQAFESQAEEGNVSKPAKPEPRPRKTTSKPPVAAKPSMALKPQFNQVIEDDNQNISAANIPENPTQALRPQPPKKPVGLSIKEELETIHSRGTLPQRSRPSVLTRANSIHDEEPTPLPPVPPAKPFKEPLKPNLNINNHNSSSVFRENEYVDGLSNHVPIKPQHSVDSNGGSFSRPSLTKRPTTIRVPSKTGSMSDNFQDGPPPLPAQKPVGSLNTSVKHKQSLTSSLSLQDSFNTGPEPSLPPRKPSVKKALPPRPPPAKVGPGRPPPPGRSHSASWETSPKSHAQKPHRKQPVLPPRPKPGHRLYNNYTLPLPHGIAAFDFNGSNTGELSFQKNEVLLLLEQMDNDEFECQIGDIRGRVHKSRMKIITPLGSDMSPAQGAGPAAAGGDDCGIKVQAVYDFIPEGPGELVLRAGDVVTMVEQVDSEWYRGTCRGSTGFFPINYVKILSNSPKPLPERKPKPPSASVSGPRCLARFDFEGEHSGELSFSDGDMIQLKEYVGQDWARGTVGTITGIFPLNFVEVVEDLPPPPSQLQSAKIALPGMAAATPSIHTEAAKPAQSASQSGVEWAVALYDYAGNSEGDLSFQQGDCILITQHVNAEWSCGRLSGREGMLPRAFVEVTTDQQPSNNHQNGAADWPRARALYNFTSNCDEELSLQVGDVITNLESVDEEWFLGDLRGRRALVPKNYVQVLG; this comes from the exons ATCGTCCTGAAAGAACCAAGCCGGAGCATTTGCAGTGCAG TCAAGGACCTCTGTCTTCTATACGAGCTGCTATCAAACGAA cAAGAACAAACTCTCAGAGTGACAATACCAGAGACAGAAg GCGACCAGAGATCACCATCGTCTCAGCAGAACCTCTGGTCTCTGGCTGGTTCTCAGGAACATCTGTGGTTTTCCGTCCTCAGTCTGGCTGGTCTGCAGGCATCCCAGCTGTCTCCCAG GTGATTAAAGAGAAGAACCAGGAGGAACATATTGTAAAGCCCACTGCAGCCCCCCGCCGGACCTCCTGCACCACCACCAGCGCCACCCAGACCGACCCCGTGAGGGAAAACGCCTCCACCGCCGTCCCACAATGCAGTGCAACGCCACTGTTAGCTGAGAAAAGATCTGCTG gtaaaaagccacaaaaaccaCCGAGACCCTCATTGCCAAAACCAGCAAACAGAAAACctgaaacagaacagaaagtTGCAACAAACACTGGGGACCAAAGTGACTTAAAGTCCGATGTAAAGCCACTTGAAAAGGCAGAATCCACTCATACATGCACGAGATCTGTCACTGTACACTGGAACATTCCTACAAATCCTCTTTGTGTCACTGCTGCTGAAACTACTCCCTGTTCTTCAAACTCAGAACACAGTCAACCGCCCGTTCCACGTCCTCGAACAAAATCCCAAAAGCAGGCAGTCGAAGAGGCACCGGTCCAAACTTTGGTGAAGCTCGGTGAAAGCTGTGACAACATTCAATCTGATCCCCAAGAGACCTACTccaataaatatttaaaggaGTTGTTGGAGGTCTTTAGTACAGATATCGAGTGTGAGGAGAACCAATCAGACGAGGCCTCTCATGGTGAAGATGCTGCTGGCGAGATGAACACCAATCACAGTCAGCGTAACATTCGGGCCAGGATCCAGGCCTTCGAGAGCCAGGCCGAGGAAGGAAATGTGTCCAAACCAGCCAAACCAGAGCCTCGGCCCAGGAAAACCACCAGCAAACCCCCAGTAGCTGCTAAACCATCCATGGCTCTTAAACCTCAGTTTAATCAGGTTATCGAAGATGACAATCAAAACATATCAGCAGCTAATATCCCTGAAAACCCCACACAAGCCCTCAGACCTCAGCCCCCTAAGAAACCGGTGGGACTGTCCATAAAGGAGGAGCTGGAGACGATCCACAGCAGGGGGACCCTTCCTCAGAGATCACGTCCTTCTGTTCTGACCAGAGCCAACAGCATCCACGATGAAGAGCCGACACCACTGCCACCTGTACCACCAGCGAAGCCTTTCAAGGAGCCACTGAAACCCAACCTGAacataaacaaccacaactcaTCGTCTGTGTTCAGAGAGAACGAGTACGTGGACGGTCTATCAA ATCACGTCCCGATCAAACCTCAGCACAGTGTGGACAGCAATGGAGGCTCCTTCAGCAGACCAAGTCTCACAAAAAGACCAACCACCATTAGGGTCCCCAGCAAAACCGGTTCAA TGTCAGATAATTTCCAGGACGGCCCTCCTCCTCTCCCGGCTCAGAAGCCTGTGGGCTCCCTAAACACCTCAGTGAAGCACAAACAAAGCCTGACATCCAGCCTCTCCCTCCAG GATTCTTTCAATACTGGGCCGGAGCCATCGCTACCCCCGCG GAAGCCCAGTGTGAAAAAAGCCCTCCCACCTCGCCCACCTCCAGCCAAAGTAGGGCCTGGCAGACCTCCCCCACCTGGTCGATCTCACTCAGCGTCATGGGAGACGTCACCTAAATCCCATGCACAGAAACCCCACAGGAAACAACCCGTTTTGCCTCCGAGGCCCAAACCAGGCCACCGTCTCTACAACAACTACACT CTTCCGCTTCCTCATGGGATTGCAGCCTTTGACTTCAATGGGAGTAACACAGGAGAACTGTCATTTCAG aaaaatgaagtgCTTCTGCTGCTGGAGCAGATGGATAACGATGAGTTTGAGTGCCAGATCGGAGACATCAGAGGTCGAGTCCACAAGTCTCGCATGAAGATCATAACTCCTCTCGGCTCAGACATGTCTCCAGCACAG GGGGCTggtccagctgctgcaggtggagatGATTGTGGGATAAAGGTGCAGGCTGTATATGACTTCATTCCAG AGGGTCCAGGAGAGCTGGTTCTGAGAGCAGGAGACGTAGTGACCATGGTGGAGCAGGTGGACAGTGAGTGGTACAGAGGAACCTGCAGGGGATCTACTGGCTTCTTTCCCATCAATTATGTCAAAATCCTG TCAAATTCACCAAAGCCGCTCCCTGAAAGGAAACCAAAGCCCCCATCTGCATCAGTCAG TGGTCCGAGGTGTCTGGCACGGTTCGACTTTGAGGGCGAGCACAGCGGTGAGCTGTCGTTTTCTGACGGTGACATGATTCAGCTGAAGGAGTACGTGGGGCAGGACTGGGCACGAGGAACGGTCGGCACCATCACCGGCATCTTCCCTCTGAACTTTGTGGAGGTCGTTGAAGATCTGCCTCCACCCCCGAGTCAGCTGCAGTCTGCTAAGATAGCCCTGCCTG GAATGGCTGCTGCTACTCCCAGTATACACACTGAAGCTGCCAAACCTGCTCAG TCGGCATCTCAGTCCGGTGTGGAGTGGGCGGTGGCTCTGTACGACTATGCAGGGAACTCAGAGGGCGACCTGTCCTTCCAGCAGGGCGACTGTATCCTGATCACCCAGCACGTCAACGCCGAGTGGAGCTGTGGGAGGCTCAGCGGCAGAGAGGGGATGCTCCCCAGGGCTTTTGTCGAGGTCACCACAG
- the sh3d19 gene encoding SH3 domain-containing protein 19 isoform X1 has product MAEARREEEEEEARKKLRDRNPTTDRPERTKPEHLQCSQGPLSSIRAAIKRTRTNSQSDNTRDRRRPEITIVSAEPLVSGWFSGTSVVFRPQSGWSAGIPAVSQPPPSYDQVIKEKNQEEHIVKPTAAPRRTSCTTTSATQTDPVRENASTAVPQCSATPLLAEKRSAGKKPQKPPRPSLPKPANRKPETEQKVATNTGDQSDLKSDVKPLEKAESTHTCTRSVTVHWNIPTNPLCVTAAETTPCSSNSEHSQPPVPRPRTKSQKQAVEEAPVQTLVKLGESCDNIQSDPQETYSNKYLKELLEVFSTDIECEENQSDEASHGEDAAGEMNTNHSQRNIRARIQAFESQAEEGNVSKPAKPEPRPRKTTSKPPVAAKPSMALKPQFNQVIEDDNQNISAANIPENPTQALRPQPPKKPVGLSIKEELETIHSRGTLPQRSRPSVLTRANSIHDEEPTPLPPVPPAKPFKEPLKPNLNINNHNSSSVFRENEYVDGLSNHVPIKPQHSVDSNGGSFSRPSLTKRPTTIRVPSKTGSMSDNFQDGPPPLPAQKPVGSLNTSVKHKQSLTSSLSLQDSFNTGPEPSLPPRKPSVKKALPPRPPPAKVGPGRPPPPGRSHSASWETSPKSHAQKPHRKQPVLPPRPKPGHRLYNNYTLPLPHGIAAFDFNGSNTGELSFQKNEVLLLLEQMDNDEFECQIGDIRGRVHKSRMKIITPLGSDMSPAQGAGPAAAGGDDCGIKVQAVYDFIPEGPGELVLRAGDVVTMVEQVDSEWYRGTCRGSTGFFPINYVKILSNSPKPLPERKPKPPSASVSGPRCLARFDFEGEHSGELSFSDGDMIQLKEYVGQDWARGTVGTITGIFPLNFVEVVEDLPPPPSQLQSAKIALPGMAAATPSIHTEAAKPAQSASQSGVEWAVALYDYAGNSEGDLSFQQGDCILITQHVNAEWSCGRLSGREGMLPRAFVEVTTDQQPSNNHQNGAADWPRARALYNFTSNCDEELSLQVGDVITNLESVDEEWFLGDLRGRRALVPKNYVQVLG; this is encoded by the exons ATCGTCCTGAAAGAACCAAGCCGGAGCATTTGCAGTGCAG TCAAGGACCTCTGTCTTCTATACGAGCTGCTATCAAACGAA cAAGAACAAACTCTCAGAGTGACAATACCAGAGACAGAAg GCGACCAGAGATCACCATCGTCTCAGCAGAACCTCTGGTCTCTGGCTGGTTCTCAGGAACATCTGTGGTTTTCCGTCCTCAGTCTGGCTGGTCTGCAGGCATCCCAGCTGTCTCCCAG CCCCCACCATCCTATGACCAGGTGATTAAAGAGAAGAACCAGGAGGAACATATTGTAAAGCCCACTGCAGCCCCCCGCCGGACCTCCTGCACCACCACCAGCGCCACCCAGACCGACCCCGTGAGGGAAAACGCCTCCACCGCCGTCCCACAATGCAGTGCAACGCCACTGTTAGCTGAGAAAAGATCTGCTG gtaaaaagccacaaaaaccaCCGAGACCCTCATTGCCAAAACCAGCAAACAGAAAACctgaaacagaacagaaagtTGCAACAAACACTGGGGACCAAAGTGACTTAAAGTCCGATGTAAAGCCACTTGAAAAGGCAGAATCCACTCATACATGCACGAGATCTGTCACTGTACACTGGAACATTCCTACAAATCCTCTTTGTGTCACTGCTGCTGAAACTACTCCCTGTTCTTCAAACTCAGAACACAGTCAACCGCCCGTTCCACGTCCTCGAACAAAATCCCAAAAGCAGGCAGTCGAAGAGGCACCGGTCCAAACTTTGGTGAAGCTCGGTGAAAGCTGTGACAACATTCAATCTGATCCCCAAGAGACCTACTccaataaatatttaaaggaGTTGTTGGAGGTCTTTAGTACAGATATCGAGTGTGAGGAGAACCAATCAGACGAGGCCTCTCATGGTGAAGATGCTGCTGGCGAGATGAACACCAATCACAGTCAGCGTAACATTCGGGCCAGGATCCAGGCCTTCGAGAGCCAGGCCGAGGAAGGAAATGTGTCCAAACCAGCCAAACCAGAGCCTCGGCCCAGGAAAACCACCAGCAAACCCCCAGTAGCTGCTAAACCATCCATGGCTCTTAAACCTCAGTTTAATCAGGTTATCGAAGATGACAATCAAAACATATCAGCAGCTAATATCCCTGAAAACCCCACACAAGCCCTCAGACCTCAGCCCCCTAAGAAACCGGTGGGACTGTCCATAAAGGAGGAGCTGGAGACGATCCACAGCAGGGGGACCCTTCCTCAGAGATCACGTCCTTCTGTTCTGACCAGAGCCAACAGCATCCACGATGAAGAGCCGACACCACTGCCACCTGTACCACCAGCGAAGCCTTTCAAGGAGCCACTGAAACCCAACCTGAacataaacaaccacaactcaTCGTCTGTGTTCAGAGAGAACGAGTACGTGGACGGTCTATCAA ATCACGTCCCGATCAAACCTCAGCACAGTGTGGACAGCAATGGAGGCTCCTTCAGCAGACCAAGTCTCACAAAAAGACCAACCACCATTAGGGTCCCCAGCAAAACCGGTTCAA TGTCAGATAATTTCCAGGACGGCCCTCCTCCTCTCCCGGCTCAGAAGCCTGTGGGCTCCCTAAACACCTCAGTGAAGCACAAACAAAGCCTGACATCCAGCCTCTCCCTCCAG GATTCTTTCAATACTGGGCCGGAGCCATCGCTACCCCCGCG GAAGCCCAGTGTGAAAAAAGCCCTCCCACCTCGCCCACCTCCAGCCAAAGTAGGGCCTGGCAGACCTCCCCCACCTGGTCGATCTCACTCAGCGTCATGGGAGACGTCACCTAAATCCCATGCACAGAAACCCCACAGGAAACAACCCGTTTTGCCTCCGAGGCCCAAACCAGGCCACCGTCTCTACAACAACTACACT CTTCCGCTTCCTCATGGGATTGCAGCCTTTGACTTCAATGGGAGTAACACAGGAGAACTGTCATTTCAG aaaaatgaagtgCTTCTGCTGCTGGAGCAGATGGATAACGATGAGTTTGAGTGCCAGATCGGAGACATCAGAGGTCGAGTCCACAAGTCTCGCATGAAGATCATAACTCCTCTCGGCTCAGACATGTCTCCAGCACAG GGGGCTggtccagctgctgcaggtggagatGATTGTGGGATAAAGGTGCAGGCTGTATATGACTTCATTCCAG AGGGTCCAGGAGAGCTGGTTCTGAGAGCAGGAGACGTAGTGACCATGGTGGAGCAGGTGGACAGTGAGTGGTACAGAGGAACCTGCAGGGGATCTACTGGCTTCTTTCCCATCAATTATGTCAAAATCCTG TCAAATTCACCAAAGCCGCTCCCTGAAAGGAAACCAAAGCCCCCATCTGCATCAGTCAG TGGTCCGAGGTGTCTGGCACGGTTCGACTTTGAGGGCGAGCACAGCGGTGAGCTGTCGTTTTCTGACGGTGACATGATTCAGCTGAAGGAGTACGTGGGGCAGGACTGGGCACGAGGAACGGTCGGCACCATCACCGGCATCTTCCCTCTGAACTTTGTGGAGGTCGTTGAAGATCTGCCTCCACCCCCGAGTCAGCTGCAGTCTGCTAAGATAGCCCTGCCTG GAATGGCTGCTGCTACTCCCAGTATACACACTGAAGCTGCCAAACCTGCTCAG TCGGCATCTCAGTCCGGTGTGGAGTGGGCGGTGGCTCTGTACGACTATGCAGGGAACTCAGAGGGCGACCTGTCCTTCCAGCAGGGCGACTGTATCCTGATCACCCAGCACGTCAACGCCGAGTGGAGCTGTGGGAGGCTCAGCGGCAGAGAGGGGATGCTCCCCAGGGCTTTTGTCGAGGTCACCACAG